Within the Solwaraspora sp. WMMA2056 genome, the region CGCCGTCGGGCTCGTCGGGCTGGCGCTGTGGGAAGCGACGGTACGGCTGGGCCGGGTCGCCTCGTACGTGCTGCCGTCGCCGTCGGCGATCGCCGAACAGTTCTGGGCCAGCCGTACGGTGGTGCTGTCCGCCGGGCTGGCCAGCGGCACCAACGCGCTGATCGGACTGCTCGCCGGGGCGGCACTCGGGGTGCTGGTGGCGTTGGCGGTCAGCCGGCTGCGGCTGCTCAGCGAGGTGTCGGTGCCGCTGGCGGCGCTGGTCAACGCGCTGCCGATCATCGCGCTCGCCCCGGTGCTGAACAACATGTTCGACGCGGCCAGCAGCGTGCCCCGGCGGATCGTCGTCGGGCTGGTCGCGTTCCTCCCGGTCTTCGTCAACACGCTGCGCGGGCTGCGTCAGGTGCAGCCGATCCACCAGGAGCTGATGGCCAGCTACGCCGCCGGTGGTTGGACCTTCGCCCGGCTGGTCCGGCTGCCCGGCGCGCTGCCGTTCGTCTTCACCGGGCTGCGGCAGGCGTCGTCGCTGGCGGTGATCGCGGCCGTGGTCGCCGAGTACTTCGGCGGGCTGCAGGACGGGCTGGGGGCGCGGATCACCTCGGCGGCGTCGCTCACCGCGTACCCCCGGGCCTGGGCCTTCGTGGTCGGCGCCTGCCTGCTCGGCCTGGTCTTCTACCTGGCGACCCTGCTGCTGGAGCGCCTCGCGATGCCGTGGCGCACCGGCCAGACCCCGTGACCTCTGCTTCCCCTGGCGCTCCCGTCCGCGCGCCGCAGTCCCCCGCTCCATCATCGCGACCAGGAGGAACACGAAGATGAGAAGACGGTTGGCCGCCGCGGCGGCATTGACGGGCGCCGCGCTGCTGATCAGCGCCTGCGGTACGGCGGACGAGGAGCCGGACGCCGGTGGCGGTGCCACCGACGGCACCACCACGGTAAAGGTGCAGTTGCAGTGGTTTTTCCAGGCCCAGTTCGCCGGCTACATCGCGGCCGTCGAAAAGGGCTTCTATGCGGAGGAAGGGCTCGACGTCGAGCTGCTCGAAGGCGGGGTGGACATCGTCCCGCAGACGGTGCTCGCTCAGGGGCAGGCCGACTACGCGATCGCCTGGGTGCCGAAGGCGCTCGCGTCGCGGGAACAGGGTGCTGAGATCACCGACGTGGGGCAGATCTTCGCCCGCTCCGGCACCTACCAGGTGGCGTTCGCCGACTCCGGCATCAGCGGGCCGGCGGATCTGCGCGGCAAGAAGGTCGGCAACTGGGGCTTCGGCAACGAGTTCGAACTGTTCGCCGCGATGACCCAGGCCGGGCTGGACCCGGGGTCGGATGTGACCCTGGTGCAGCAGCAGTTCGACATGCAGGCGCTGCTGCGCGGCGACATCGACGCCGCCCAGGCGATGAGCTACAACGAGTACGCGCAGCTGCTGGAGGCGGAGAACCCGGACACCGGTGAGCTGTACACGCCGGACGATTTCACGGTGCTCGACTGGAACTCCGTCGGGACGGCGATGCTGCAGGACGCCATCTGGGCCGACACCACCAAGCTCGACGACCCGGCGTACCAGGAGCAGACCGTCAAGTTCCTCACCGGCACCATCAAGGGCTGGGCGTTCTGCCGGGACAACCCGGAAGAGTGCCGGGACCTGTCCGTCGCGGCCGGGTCGACGCTGGGTGCCAGCCACCAGCTGTGGCAGGTCAACGAGGTCAACAAGCTGA harbors:
- a CDS encoding ABC transporter permease subunit, whose amino-acid sequence is MRSLRAAGPPVAVGLVGLALWEATVRLGRVASYVLPSPSAIAEQFWASRTVVLSAGLASGTNALIGLLAGAALGVLVALAVSRLRLLSEVSVPLAALVNALPIIALAPVLNNMFDAASSVPRRIVVGLVAFLPVFVNTLRGLRQVQPIHQELMASYAAGGWTFARLVRLPGALPFVFTGLRQASSLAVIAAVVAEYFGGLQDGLGARITSAASLTAYPRAWAFVVGACLLGLVFYLATLLLERLAMPWRTGQTP
- a CDS encoding ABC transporter substrate-binding protein codes for the protein MRRRLAAAAALTGAALLISACGTADEEPDAGGGATDGTTTVKVQLQWFFQAQFAGYIAAVEKGFYAEEGLDVELLEGGVDIVPQTVLAQGQADYAIAWVPKALASREQGAEITDVGQIFARSGTYQVAFADSGISGPADLRGKKVGNWGFGNEFELFAAMTQAGLDPGSDVTLVQQQFDMQALLRGDIDAAQAMSYNEYAQLLEAENPDTGELYTPDDFTVLDWNSVGTAMLQDAIWADTTKLDDPAYQEQTVKFLTGTIKGWAFCRDNPEECRDLSVAAGSTLGASHQLWQVNEVNKLIWPSTGGIGLIDEADWARTVELSLATKNQDGQTVLTAEPEGLAYTNDYITQALEAAEADGVDVTGADFTPLTVTLNPGGA